Sequence from the Neptunomonas japonica JAMM 1380 genome:
TGCTATTGAGCATGGATTTGTGTCGATTACTCCCTTACACATTGATATGACGTTATATTCAGGCATGGATGATTTGGGAGAATGGTTGGAGGGCTTGTTGTGAATGATATTAACCTTCAAGGCATTGGCATGACGTCTCGTCGCACTCGTGACCGTCTAATCAGCCGGCTTAAAGGGCAAGGCATCAGTGATGAAGGGGTGTTAAATACTTTACGTGAAACCCCTCGGCATATTTTCATTGATGAAGCGTTATCGCATCGTGCGTATGAAGATACTGCACTACCCATCGGTTTTAATCAAACAATCTCACAACCCTATATTGTGGCTAAGATGACAGAGGTACTTGTGTCTACAGGTCCTTTGAAGCGGGTTCTTGAGGTAGGTACAGGCTCAGGCTATCAAACGTCAGTATTAGCGCAGCTAGTTGATCAGGTGTTTTCAGTCGAGCGAATTAAGCCGTTACAAGATAAGGCGAAAGAGCGCTTACGTCAGATGGGCTTGAAAAATGTACATTTGCAGCACTCTGATGGTGGTATGGGGTGGCCTTCTAAGGCTCCCTTCGATGCTATTATGGTAACCGCAGCGCCAGAACAAGTGCCTGAAGAATTATTACTACAGCTTGCTATTGGTGGGTCTTTAGTCATTCCGGTAGGGCAAGAGCAACAACAGTTAAAGCTGATCACTCGTCAAAGTGATCTTGAATATAAAACCCGTATTATCGAAAATGTAAATTTCGTTCCTCTGCTGGCTGGAACAATACGATAAGGAGATAGATATTGTGGGCCAGTCTCGCCGACTAAAAGATTATGTGGTATTAACCTGTAAGGGTATTTTGATGGGGGCAGCGGATGCTGTGCCAGGAGTATCTGGAGGCACTATTGCTTTTATCACAGGCATTTATGAAGAGTTAATAGGGAGCATCAGGCGGTTTGATCTAGAAGCGCTTAAGTTGTTGTTTTCGCAAGGGCCTCAAGCAACGTGGCGGCATGTTAATGGAAGTTTCCTGTTAGCCCTATTACTTGGTATAGGGCTTAGCCTGGCGACATTAGCGCATATAGTGCTTTTCATGCTGGCAACATATCCCGTTATGCTGTGGTCGTTCTTTTTTGGGCTGATTTTAGCATCTACATGGGTGATTTCCCGTCATGTGACGCACTGGGATTCTAGCTTTTCGCTGTTGTTTTTATCGGGCGCTGCTATAGCCTATCTAATAACAAGCTTAACCCCAACCGAAATTGAAGTGTCTATGCTAACGGTATTTTTATCAGGCAGCGTTGCTATTTGTGCAATGATTCTACCTGGGATTTCCGGGTCATTTATATTGCTGCTCTTAGGGATGTATAGTCCTATCTTGCAAGCTGTCAAAGATCTTGACCTGAGCATCATCGGACTGTTTGCGACAGGGTGCGCCGCTGGATTACTTAGCTTCTCAAGATTGCTTAACTGGCTATTTACCGCTTATAAAATGCAAACGTTAGCGGTGATGTCTGGCTTTTTATTAGGCTCTCTTAATAAAGTTTGGCCATGGAAGTATACAACCGCTTATACATTGAATAGTCATGGTAAGCAGGTACCTTTAGCTCAAGATAATGTTTCACCTTTTAACTATGAAGCACTCAGCGGACAAGACTCTTTTTTGATGGTATCAATTATATTATTGGTGCTGGGGATGGTAATTGTATTGTGGATGGAACGAGGCCAATCAACTAATCGATAAGTTGTGTATATCAAACAGAGTAAAATAATAAATAATATACATGCACTGTTTCTAGCCGGCTTGCTGCTGATGCTGGAGGGCTGCTCATCGGGATATGCTCCGGTGAGTGAGCGCTCTGTCGCGCATAACAATAAAGTAGAAGTTGTAAAATCATCCAGACGTCAGAAAGCACCAGCGAGTTATCGTGTTAAAAGTGGCGATACTCTATATTCAATTGCTTGGCGCTATGGTTTGGATTATCGACAATTAGCCCGTATTAATGGTATTGGTCGTGATTACCGTATTAATTCAGGTCAAAAATTACGTTTAAAAACGACAAGCACTAGTATGAAAGTTGCTAGCAACTCTCGTGCTAGTTCAAAAACATCAACTGCTGATAAAAAGCCCTTAAGTAATAAAGTTGTGGTTGCAAAAGCTTCCCCGTCTCAAACTTCTTCCTCTAAAGCTGTAAAAGTGAAACCGCCACCTTCTAAAGCTCCAGTAAGAAGTGTTGCGTTATCTAACAAATCACACAAGGTAAGGTGGCGCTGGCCGACAAGGGGTAAGGTGATTAGTGGTTATTCTGCTAAAGGGAATGTGAATAAAGGTATTAACTTGGCTGGCTCACGAGGCGAGCCTGTATATGCTGCAGCCACAGGCAAAGTGGTATATGCAGGGAGTGGTTTATTAGGCTATGGCAACCTGATAATCATTAATCATAACCAAGAATACCTAAGTGCATATGCCCATAACAGCTTAATTTTAGTAAAAGAGAACGAAAATGTTAATGTTGGAGCGAAAGTTGCCGAAATAGGTAATAGTGGCGCCACACGAACCATGCTGCATTTTGAAATTCGCAAGGATGGAAAACCAGTAAACCCGCTACGGTATCTACCAAAAAGGTAGGCGATAATAATTTGATAGTGATGGATAGGTGATGACAGTGATGACGAGTCTCGATAAAAATGAGCTGGAAAGTGAAGAGCTGTTACTCGAATCGAAAGACAGCAATGAGCTTACAACTGAAGCTGAAGAGCCTGAGTTCCTGAATAGCGGGCGGGGGCGAGGTAGTATGGCACATAAAGACTTAATCAATGCTAAGTCTTTAGATGCTACACAGTTGTATCTTAATGAAATAGGCTTTTCACCGTTACTCAGCGCTGAAGAAGAAGTGTATTTTTCTAGATTAGCGCTTAAAGGCGACATTAAAGCACGCAAACGAATGATTGAGAGTAACCTTCGTCTAGTGGTGAAAATCTCACGTCGTTATATCAACCGTGGTTTGACGCTGCTTGACTTGATCGAAGAAGGTAACCTTGGATTGATTCGTGCGGTAGAAAAATTTGATCCTGAGCGTGGTTTTAGATTTTCAACGTATGCAACCTGGTGGATCCGTCAAACGATTGAGCG
This genomic interval carries:
- a CDS encoding protein-L-isoaspartate(D-aspartate) O-methyltransferase: MVGGLVVNDINLQGIGMTSRRTRDRLISRLKGQGISDEGVLNTLRETPRHIFIDEALSHRAYEDTALPIGFNQTISQPYIVAKMTEVLVSTGPLKRVLEVGTGSGYQTSVLAQLVDQVFSVERIKPLQDKAKERLRQMGLKNVHLQHSDGGMGWPSKAPFDAIMVTAAPEQVPEELLLQLAIGGSLVIPVGQEQQQLKLITRQSDLEYKTRIIENVNFVPLLAGTIR
- a CDS encoding DUF368 domain-containing protein; protein product: MGQSRRLKDYVVLTCKGILMGAADAVPGVSGGTIAFITGIYEELIGSIRRFDLEALKLLFSQGPQATWRHVNGSFLLALLLGIGLSLATLAHIVLFMLATYPVMLWSFFFGLILASTWVISRHVTHWDSSFSLLFLSGAAIAYLITSLTPTEIEVSMLTVFLSGSVAICAMILPGISGSFILLLLGMYSPILQAVKDLDLSIIGLFATGCAAGLLSFSRLLNWLFTAYKMQTLAVMSGFLLGSLNKVWPWKYTTAYTLNSHGKQVPLAQDNVSPFNYEALSGQDSFLMVSIILLVLGMVIVLWMERGQSTNR
- a CDS encoding peptidoglycan DD-metalloendopeptidase family protein produces the protein MSERSVAHNNKVEVVKSSRRQKAPASYRVKSGDTLYSIAWRYGLDYRQLARINGIGRDYRINSGQKLRLKTTSTSMKVASNSRASSKTSTADKKPLSNKVVVAKASPSQTSSSKAVKVKPPPSKAPVRSVALSNKSHKVRWRWPTRGKVISGYSAKGNVNKGINLAGSRGEPVYAAATGKVVYAGSGLLGYGNLIIINHNQEYLSAYAHNSLILVKENENVNVGAKVAEIGNSGATRTMLHFEIRKDGKPVNPLRYLPKR